In Desulfosporosinus youngiae DSM 17734, the genomic stretch AGGCGATCCTGGACTTTTCTTATACCTTCCTGATTGGGGCTGCCGCCGGGATAGTTCTCGGTCTGCTTATAGTTTTCCTTCGCTTCAGACTGCGCAAAAACGGGATAAACGATCCGGTGTTCCATTCGCTGCTGCAGATTCTGACTCCCTTTGGCGTCTATATCGTTACCGAGGATATTTTGCATGCTTCAGGGGTCATTGCCGTTGTAGCTGCCGGAATCATCCATTCCGTTGTCAGGGAACATACGGAAACCTACATGGCCGAGGAACAGCTGCTCACAGAAAACACATGGTCTATCGTTTTGTTTGTCTTAAACGGATTTGTGTTTTTATTATTAGGGATGAACATTCCATCGGCAATGTTTGATATCATTTCCAGCCCTGATATGGGAAATTGGCTGGCTTTTGGCTATGTAGCGGTTATCGGTCTGGCGATTCTTGCCATTCGCTTTATCTGGTCTTTTGTGAGCAAAGCATATAATTTTTATTTCAGGAAAAGAAACGATGCTGAAAAGCCGGAACTAAAGACAGCCCTGATCACAACCCTCGCAGGTGTGCGCGGTGCGGTGACCATGGCCGGCGTCCTTACCGTGCCGGCTTTTTTAGGAAACGGAGAAATATTTCCGGCGCGTTCGCTGCTTATTTTTATTGCCGCAGGAGTAATTCTTCTGCTCTTAATTCTGGCAACCCTGTTTTTGCCCTTGCTCTGCAAAAAGGAAGCGCCTTCCGGAGGGGCCGGGGAGTGTGGGGATTTGACCTGGGCCAAGAATAAACTTCTGCTGTCGGCAATTAAAAAAATCAAAGCGGAAACAAATGCGGAAAATGAGCCGGCGGTTTCGCAACTGATCAACGAATATACTGTCAGTTTTCAGAGGAATCTTTCCGGACAGAAATCTGATGAACAGTATGCGGAACATTATAACAGGAAGATAAATGAGGCGCGCTTACTGGCTTTAAACCTGCAAAGAAAGTATATCAGCAATCGTTTGGCCAACGATGAAATAGATATAACGGTTTTCGACACTCTGACCCAATTTCTTGATTATCGGGAAGAAGCCCTGAACAATAATTTGCGTTTCGAAACAAAGTTTTTCTTAAAACGGGCCATGCGCGATTTCGGCCGCTTGGGCGGTAAACAGCATAGGAATGACAGCGCCGGCGTAGACAATCTGCAGTTTGTCAGGGACATCCAGATAAGCGCTATGCGCGCAGCTGTCGCAGGTTTGGCGGAATACGCCAAAACACAGGAACAGCCGGAGTATGTTTATGCTGTGCTTCTGGATTATGAAAAAATGCTGCAGAGATTTAAACGTACAGGCGGCCGGTATAACGACAGGCTCGAAGTACAAAAGGAAGAATTGCGGTTTAAGGTATTGGATGCGCAGCGTTCTGAAGTGCGCAGAATGTATGAAGTCGGCGAAATAACCTCAGATCAGGAGAAGGAACTGAGGAGATTTACAAACTATATTGAGAGTATTATTTTGTATGAACATAATGAATAACTCACCATTTCTGTTTCCTCCAGTGACAGAAAAATAGAACTACGTCTATATTGAAAATCCGGCCGGGCTCATCTGCCAAGCGCCGTCTAAAACGCCAACTCATAGCCTGAGTTCCAAAGATTGTGGCTAAAATTTATCAAGAAGGCTTGAAAACACTCGTCAGCCAAGGATAGGTTAAGATTTGGGAGTATGCGTAATAAATGATGTATTTGACTTTTTGGGGACGTAATTTTAGAATAACTTTATAGGACTCTTCTTTTTCCAAATGTATATCAAACAATCCCGCTCAAGCGTTTAAGTTCAGAGGGTTTGGCTCATTCATTAAAGTCGGAAAATTCGGTAAGTTTAGCTAACTATCTGCATTTCGTACCCTTTCCGTGCGTTTCGTACCATTTATATTGATAGGCTCCTTCCCTCTGTTTGTTCGTGACCCATGATCCGATTAAAAACATCAGCAGCAAAGTATTTTATGTTGGAGGTTGAACCTTTGAAAGTAAACCTTAAACGCTTACTGGCCAATGAGGGTACCATAGACCTTATTCATTCCTTGGCGGATAATAAGGATTTTGCCATTTTAGACGCCAAAGGCAAACCGCTTTACGTCTCAAATAATTTAAGCCCGGAAATAATCTCCGGGATGGTCATTAAAGCCAACCAGACTGAGATCGGCCGGGTGTGCAGCAACAGCGGCAAAGCTGCGGACACCATCGCCAGATTTATTGCTTATTTAGCCAAGCTGGAGTACGAAAAAAAAGCCTTGGCCAGCGAAACCTTGGAAAAATACAAAGAGATCAGCTTAATGGCCGGACTCAATGAAAAGCTGGCCTCAGTACTGCATCCTCTTGATGTGGCCAATACCCTGATCCGGGAGCTGGAGAAAACCCTGTGGGCGGATCATATTCAAATCGTAATTTATAATTACGACAAAGAGCGGTACGAAAACTTAGCGATTATGAATAAGCATCCCCAGCCCTTTCAGGAGGGGGAGCAATTGGCGGTAAAATGGCTGTCTCTGAACATGGTGGGAGAGATAATCAATGATCTGGCCGGAGATGAACGGTTTAGTGACTATTTTCCCCAGGTCTCTTCCCTGATGACCGCCCCCCTCATCGTTAATAACAGTGTAATAGGCGGTGTATTTATCTTCAGCAGACAATTCCACAGCTATACCTCCATGGATTTGAAACTATTGAATGCTCTCGTCTCGCAAACGGCTACCGCCCTGGAAGCAGCCCGGCTCTATGAGTTATTAAAAGACACCTTTATCAGAACGGTCTTTACCCTGGTGGAAACCTTGGAGAAACGGGACCCTTATACGGGAGGGCATACCAAGCGGGTCATGGAATACAGCGTAAAAATAGCCCAAACCCTGAATTTTTCTAAAGATGAAACTGAAGAGATCATGCTGGCCGCTGTCCTC encodes the following:
- a CDS encoding Na+/H+ antiporter, with amino-acid sequence MDLLTIVLLLLLGLLISNIVGHYIPFIPTALTQVVLGIIAALITGNYTFGIGAEWFLLLFVAPLLYNDGRRFSREELWGMKSQIFGNAFILVILTTILCGYLINRLIPDIQIAAALALAAILSPTDPVAVNGIAKRISLPEKVMVLVRGESLINDASGLVAFNYAIAAAVTGYFSLREAILDFSYTFLIGAAAGIVLGLLIVFLRFRLRKNGINDPVFHSLLQILTPFGVYIVTEDILHASGVIAVVAAGIIHSVVREHTETYMAEEQLLTENTWSIVLFVLNGFVFLLLGMNIPSAMFDIISSPDMGNWLAFGYVAVIGLAILAIRFIWSFVSKAYNFYFRKRNDAEKPELKTALITTLAGVRGAVTMAGVLTVPAFLGNGEIFPARSLLIFIAAGVILLLLILATLFLPLLCKKEAPSGGAGECGDLTWAKNKLLLSAIKKIKAETNAENEPAVSQLINEYTVSFQRNLSGQKSDEQYAEHYNRKINEARLLALNLQRKYISNRLANDEIDITVFDTLTQFLDYREEALNNNLRFETKFFLKRAMRDFGRLGGKQHRNDSAGVDNLQFVRDIQISAMRAAVAGLAEYAKTQEQPEYVYAVLLDYEKMLQRFKRTGGRYNDRLEVQKEELRFKVLDAQRSEVRRMYEVGEITSDQEKELRRFTNYIESIILYEHNE
- a CDS encoding HD domain-containing phosphohydrolase; this translates as MKVNLKRLLANEGTIDLIHSLADNKDFAILDAKGKPLYVSNNLSPEIISGMVIKANQTEIGRVCSNSGKAADTIARFIAYLAKLEYEKKALASETLEKYKEISLMAGLNEKLASVLHPLDVANTLIRELEKTLWADHIQIVIYNYDKERYENLAIMNKHPQPFQEGEQLAVKWLSLNMVGEIINDLAGDERFSDYFPQVSSLMTAPLIVNNSVIGGVFIFSRQFHSYTSMDLKLLNALVSQTATALEAARLYELLKDTFIRTVFTLVETLEKRDPYTGGHTKRVMEYSVKIAQTLNFSKDETEEIMLAAVLHDIGKIGICDKVLLKNTKLTDEEFTIIKNHTIYGEEILSNINSLRHLIPGVKDHHERFDGTGYPNGKKAEEIHFHARVIAVADAFDAMTSDRPYRKKMALETAIEELKLNAGRQFDPEIVEAFCQMLADSNLNGVNGQFPPCRTSTHHSPPQYGC